In Arthrobacter sp. CDRTa11, one DNA window encodes the following:
- a CDS encoding DNA gyrase/topoisomerase IV subunit A, with the protein MARRQSSAPAVDSTQDYTENIVDIDVTSEMEGSFLEYAYSVIYSRALPDARDGLKPVQRRILYMMSEMGLRPDRGHVKSARVVGEVMGKLHPHGDTAIYDALVRMAQDFSLRLPLIDGHGNFGSLDDGPAAPRYTEARLAAAALTLTDHLDEDVVDFVPNYDNQLTQPDVLPAAFPNLLVNGATGIAVGMATNMAPHNLVEVISAARHLIAHPDATLDDLMRFVPGPDLPTGGRIVGLDGIRDAYATGRGSFKTRAKVEIEQLSARRTGLVVTELPYMVGPEKVIEKIKDAVNGKKLTGISDIVDLTDRKHGLRLVIELKNGFNPNAVLQQLYRYSPMEDSFGINNVTLVDGQPQTLGLVELLSVYVGHRINVVRRRTAFRLGKKQDRLHLVEGLLIAIVDIDEVIQIIRSSDEAAAARVRLMSIYDLSEIQANYILELRLRQLTKYSRLELEKEQDELRREIAELEAILASEERLRDLVSGELGEIAEKYGTPRRTVLLESEAVSPTVAAALTATNGKGKPAPLALEIADDPCWAILTASGQIARTSNQEPLAESGPRSKHDVFRSVLKTSARGEIAAVTSQGRMLRLQVMDMPMLPPMSGLPNLAGGVQAKDFITLLKGESLVAFAPLDEVLAIGTAQGVVKRVQPDYPLNREDWEVIALKDKDSVVGVAAAGSEDTELVFLTRQAQLLRFGAGNVRPQGRTAGGMAGIKLAADDEVVFFNAVAPNDDAAVVVTIAGTNGALPGTAPGTAKVTAFAEYPAKGRATAGVRAHRFLKGEDTLLLAWAGHGPAKASSLAGVARSLPQEHGRRDGSGIPLSQPVDVIGPAMAWPDPDPA; encoded by the coding sequence ATGGCCCGCCGCCAAAGTTCAGCCCCAGCAGTGGATTCCACCCAGGATTACACCGAGAACATCGTGGACATAGATGTCACGTCCGAGATGGAAGGCTCCTTCCTGGAGTACGCCTATTCGGTGATTTACTCCAGGGCCCTCCCCGACGCCCGGGACGGCCTGAAGCCTGTCCAGCGCCGGATTCTCTACATGATGAGCGAGATGGGCCTGCGCCCGGACCGCGGCCACGTCAAGAGCGCGCGGGTGGTGGGCGAGGTCATGGGCAAGCTCCACCCCCATGGTGACACGGCCATCTATGACGCCCTGGTGCGCATGGCCCAGGACTTTTCGCTGCGGCTGCCCCTCATCGACGGCCACGGCAACTTCGGATCGCTCGACGACGGCCCGGCGGCTCCGCGGTACACCGAAGCCCGCCTCGCGGCTGCTGCACTAACGCTGACGGACCACCTTGACGAAGACGTGGTGGACTTTGTCCCAAACTATGACAACCAGCTGACCCAGCCCGATGTGCTGCCGGCGGCCTTCCCCAACCTGCTGGTCAACGGAGCCACAGGAATCGCGGTGGGCATGGCCACCAACATGGCCCCGCACAACCTGGTGGAGGTCATTTCGGCTGCCCGGCACCTCATCGCGCATCCGGACGCCACCCTCGATGACCTCATGAGGTTTGTGCCCGGGCCCGATCTTCCCACCGGCGGCCGGATTGTGGGCCTGGACGGCATCCGCGATGCCTACGCCACCGGACGCGGCTCCTTCAAGACACGCGCCAAGGTGGAAATCGAGCAGCTCTCGGCCCGCCGCACCGGCCTGGTGGTCACCGAGCTTCCGTACATGGTGGGGCCGGAGAAGGTGATCGAGAAGATCAAGGACGCCGTCAACGGCAAGAAGCTGACGGGGATCAGCGACATCGTTGACCTGACGGACCGCAAGCACGGCCTTCGGCTGGTCATTGAGCTGAAGAACGGCTTCAACCCGAACGCGGTGCTGCAGCAGCTGTACCGCTACTCGCCCATGGAAGACTCCTTCGGCATCAACAACGTCACGCTCGTGGACGGCCAGCCGCAGACCCTGGGACTCGTGGAGCTGCTTTCGGTTTACGTCGGCCACCGGATCAACGTGGTGCGGCGCCGCACCGCGTTCCGGCTGGGGAAGAAGCAGGACCGCCTGCACCTGGTGGAGGGCCTCCTCATCGCCATCGTGGACATCGACGAGGTCATCCAGATCATCCGCTCCTCGGATGAGGCCGCGGCAGCCAGGGTCCGGCTGATGTCCATTTACGACCTGTCTGAGATTCAGGCCAACTACATCCTTGAGCTGCGGCTCCGCCAGCTGACCAAGTATTCCCGGCTCGAACTGGAGAAGGAACAGGACGAGCTGCGCCGGGAAATCGCGGAACTCGAGGCCATCCTGGCGTCCGAGGAACGGCTCCGGGACCTGGTGTCCGGGGAGCTGGGCGAGATCGCCGAGAAGTACGGGACACCCCGGCGGACGGTGCTGCTGGAATCGGAGGCCGTCTCCCCCACTGTCGCCGCTGCGCTGACCGCAACCAATGGCAAGGGAAAGCCTGCGCCCCTTGCCTTGGAGATCGCCGATGACCCCTGCTGGGCCATCCTCACCGCCTCCGGCCAGATTGCCCGCACGTCCAACCAGGAGCCCCTCGCCGAATCGGGTCCGCGCTCCAAGCACGACGTGTTCCGCTCCGTGCTTAAGACGTCCGCCCGGGGCGAGATTGCGGCTGTGACGTCCCAAGGCAGGATGCTTCGCCTGCAGGTGATGGACATGCCGATGCTGCCGCCAATGTCAGGGCTGCCCAACCTTGCCGGCGGTGTGCAGGCCAAGGATTTCATTACGCTCCTGAAAGGCGAATCGCTGGTGGCGTTCGCGCCGTTGGACGAGGTCCTGGCCATCGGCACAGCCCAAGGCGTGGTCAAACGCGTGCAGCCCGACTATCCGCTGAACCGCGAGGACTGGGAGGTCATCGCGCTCAAGGACAAGGACTCGGTGGTGGGGGTGGCCGCGGCCGGATCGGAGGACACCGAACTGGTGTTCCTGACCCGTCAGGCGCAGTTGCTCAGGTTCGGCGCCGGAAACGTCCGGCCCCAGGGCAGGACGGCAGGCGGGATGGCCGGGATCAAACTGGCCGCCGATGATGAGGTGGTGTTCTTCAACGCTGTGGCGCCGAACGACGACGCCGCCGTAGTGGTCACCATCGCGGGCACGAACGGCGCCCTCCCGGGGACCGCCCCGGGCACGGCCAAAGTCACCGCCTTCGCCGAATACCCGGCGAAGGGCCGTGCCACCGCCGGCGTCCGGGCCCACAGGTTCCTCAAGGGTGAGGACACACTGCTGCTGGCCTGGGCAGGACACGGGCCGGCCAAGGCCTCATCCCTCGCAGGCGTCGCCAGGTCACTGCCGCAGGAGCACGGCCGGCGGGACGGGTCCGGCATTCCGCTGTCCCAGCCGGTTGATGTGATCGGCCCGGCCATGGCGTGGCCGGATCCGGATCCGGCCTAG
- a CDS encoding bifunctional GNAT family N-acetyltransferase/acetate--CoA ligase family protein: MVDQPGDGIYPEHWEADVVLRDGGTAHLRPIHPTDSEAVQTFHTGQSQNSIYMRFFAFKARLSSKELRRFTEVDYKDRVAFVITIGSEIIGIGRYDRLEDPAEAEVAFNIADAHQGRGLGSILLEHLAAAAHENGIRRFSAEVLPENRKMLMVFSDAGYDVRRHFDDGVVSLEFNIDPTEKSRAVMESREHRAEARSVRDLLAPSSVAVIGASRKWGTVGYQLLEHIIEGGFPGPVYAINPEALELAGMLSFASLADVPDPVQLAIIAVPYEEVDSVADDCAAAGVKGMVVASAGFADDGERGLARQRELVRKARANGMRVIGPASLGIVNTHPDVSLNASMAPALPRRGGLGLFSQSAAIGVSLYAASSRRRMGISTFLSAGNRADVSGNDMMQFWEDDAGTAAVGLYLESIGNPRKFSRLARRLARIKPVIVAKSETMGLRLPPGHAVRTTQAPAGALDAMMRQSGVIRVETIEQLMDVAQIVSGQPLPAGPGVAVFSNSLALGKVVADSASSQGLTVERIIADVNLDAGMSLALPALRRSLQEALASEQVHAVVAALLPARGLTVENIAEVLAECSAGAGKPVVAAFTGILDPSVYVEGMVGGGTGTGDAAATGDASGTAESTEPIQAVPCFSNAGAAVAALAAVVRYSEWVARDQGHFVEPDGCDPEAARLQLEVLLRDVQGEQLKKLDPDAVATLLGHYGIEVLPSAGFDTPEQAVEAANTLGWPVALKTTEPALRHRLDLGGVRLDIQDQESLRLNIQQMRRALSAYGSPGLEVQSMAPVGQACTFRAIEDPLLGPVISFGLAGDAVNLLDDWAHRVPPLSAADVKDFIRGPRAARKLFGYQGLPAVDVAALEELAGRLAWLKDNHPEIALVEFNPVLCGPQGASILAADIRIGNAAHRTDSARRAMLG; the protein is encoded by the coding sequence ATGGTGGATCAGCCCGGGGACGGCATATATCCGGAACATTGGGAAGCCGATGTCGTTCTGCGGGACGGCGGAACCGCCCACTTGAGACCCATCCATCCTACCGATTCCGAGGCCGTCCAGACCTTCCACACCGGACAGTCCCAGAACTCCATCTATATGCGTTTCTTTGCGTTCAAGGCCCGGCTGTCCAGCAAGGAACTCAGGCGCTTCACCGAAGTGGACTACAAAGACCGGGTGGCCTTTGTGATTACCATCGGCAGCGAGATCATCGGGATCGGGCGCTACGACAGGCTTGAGGACCCCGCCGAGGCCGAGGTCGCCTTCAACATTGCCGACGCGCACCAGGGCCGTGGGCTCGGCTCGATCCTCCTGGAGCACCTTGCCGCCGCCGCCCACGAAAACGGCATCCGCCGGTTCAGCGCCGAAGTGCTGCCGGAAAACCGCAAGATGCTGATGGTGTTCTCCGACGCCGGATATGACGTTCGGCGCCATTTCGACGACGGCGTGGTGAGCCTGGAGTTCAATATCGACCCCACGGAGAAATCCCGTGCAGTGATGGAGTCCCGCGAGCACCGCGCGGAGGCTCGCAGCGTGCGGGACCTGCTGGCGCCGTCGTCGGTGGCAGTGATCGGCGCAAGCCGCAAATGGGGCACGGTGGGCTACCAGCTGCTGGAGCACATCATTGAAGGCGGCTTTCCGGGCCCGGTCTACGCCATCAATCCGGAGGCCCTGGAGCTCGCCGGCATGCTGTCCTTCGCCAGCCTCGCCGACGTCCCGGACCCCGTCCAGCTGGCCATCATCGCCGTCCCCTACGAAGAAGTGGACTCTGTGGCAGACGACTGCGCCGCCGCGGGAGTCAAAGGGATGGTGGTGGCCTCCGCGGGATTTGCCGACGACGGCGAACGCGGCCTCGCCCGCCAGCGGGAGCTGGTACGGAAGGCGCGCGCCAACGGCATGCGGGTCATCGGCCCAGCCTCGCTGGGAATCGTCAACACCCACCCGGACGTGTCCCTGAACGCCTCCATGGCCCCCGCCCTGCCGCGGCGGGGCGGGCTGGGACTGTTCAGCCAGTCCGCCGCCATTGGTGTGTCGCTCTACGCCGCATCAAGCCGGCGCAGGATGGGCATCTCCACTTTCCTCTCGGCCGGCAACCGGGCAGACGTCTCCGGTAACGACATGATGCAGTTCTGGGAGGACGACGCCGGCACCGCCGCGGTGGGGCTCTACCTGGAGTCGATCGGCAACCCGCGCAAATTTTCCCGCCTCGCCCGGCGGCTGGCACGCATCAAGCCGGTGATTGTGGCCAAGTCCGAAACCATGGGCCTGCGGCTGCCACCTGGCCACGCCGTCCGCACCACCCAGGCACCGGCCGGGGCGCTTGACGCCATGATGCGCCAGTCGGGGGTGATCCGGGTGGAGACCATCGAACAGCTTATGGACGTGGCCCAGATCGTGTCAGGCCAGCCCCTGCCCGCGGGGCCGGGAGTTGCTGTCTTCAGCAATTCCCTGGCTCTGGGCAAGGTGGTGGCGGACAGTGCCTCCTCGCAGGGCCTCACGGTGGAACGCATTATCGCGGACGTGAATCTCGACGCCGGCATGTCCCTTGCGCTGCCGGCTCTCCGCCGGAGCCTGCAGGAAGCGCTCGCATCCGAGCAGGTCCATGCGGTGGTGGCCGCGCTGCTCCCTGCCAGGGGACTCACCGTGGAAAATATCGCCGAGGTCCTGGCGGAGTGTTCGGCCGGGGCGGGAAAGCCCGTGGTGGCCGCCTTCACGGGGATTCTGGACCCGTCTGTGTACGTCGAAGGAATGGTGGGAGGCGGAACAGGAACAGGTGACGCCGCCGCAACCGGGGACGCCAGCGGAACGGCAGAATCCACCGAGCCCATTCAGGCTGTGCCCTGCTTCTCCAATGCCGGTGCCGCCGTGGCTGCGCTCGCCGCCGTGGTGAGATACTCCGAATGGGTGGCCCGGGACCAGGGCCACTTTGTGGAACCTGACGGCTGCGACCCCGAAGCCGCACGGCTCCAGCTTGAGGTCCTGCTCCGGGACGTCCAGGGTGAGCAGCTCAAAAAGCTGGATCCGGACGCGGTGGCCACACTGCTGGGGCACTACGGCATCGAGGTACTGCCGTCCGCGGGCTTTGACACGCCGGAGCAGGCTGTCGAAGCGGCCAACACGCTGGGCTGGCCGGTGGCACTGAAGACCACCGAACCGGCACTGCGCCACCGATTGGACCTCGGCGGTGTCCGCCTGGACATCCAGGACCAGGAGTCTTTGCGGCTCAATATCCAGCAGATGCGCCGTGCACTCTCCGCGTACGGTTCACCCGGACTGGAGGTGCAGTCGATGGCGCCCGTAGGCCAGGCCTGCACCTTCCGCGCCATCGAGGATCCGCTGCTCGGGCCGGTGATCTCCTTCGGGCTGGCTGGTGACGCCGTCAACCTGCTGGACGACTGGGCGCACCGAGTCCCGCCGCTGTCCGCCGCCGATGTAAAGGACTTTATTCGCGGACCCCGGGCGGCGCGCAAGCTGTTCGGCTATCAGGGTCTGCCGGCGGTGGATGTTGCTGCCCTGGAAGAGCTGGCCGGACGGCTGGCGTGGTTGAAGGACAACCATCCGGAGATTGCGCTGGTGGAGTTCAATCCGGTGCTGTGCGGGCCCCAGGGCGCGTCAATCCTTGCGGCTGACATTCGAATCGGGAACGCCGCGCACCGTACGGACAGCGCCCGCCGGGCCATGCTGGGGTAA
- a CDS encoding DUF5998 family protein — MSSQPPTSTPQTPGNDNQAAHHSSSHSHSAQGQSLEGALQKAGFYPRLVSDVVDDALDGRDCVAHLVHLETHFDRAEVRRHITVLVLTADMLVITHVDDQQLDEAGEQIVAQISTESVPVAQIRSVVLSYMYSQPQDYKPSDPVRELTLAIAWSGGQRLDMGPASCGDPQCEADHGYSGTIAQEDIVLRISAEADGLQAVQDAKLFARALRAVNTGSTAPVLHAPQTLQPRPRAGVFGNRLSRGHQQR, encoded by the coding sequence ATGAGCTCACAGCCTCCCACGTCGACGCCTCAAACGCCCGGCAATGACAACCAGGCAGCCCACCACTCCAGCTCACACAGCCACAGCGCCCAGGGCCAAAGCCTGGAAGGGGCGCTCCAGAAGGCAGGTTTCTACCCGCGACTGGTGTCCGACGTTGTGGATGACGCCCTCGACGGCCGCGACTGCGTTGCCCACCTGGTCCACCTGGAGACCCACTTTGACCGGGCAGAGGTCCGCCGCCACATCACCGTCCTGGTGCTCACCGCGGACATGCTGGTCATCACGCACGTGGACGACCAGCAGCTGGATGAAGCAGGCGAGCAAATCGTGGCCCAGATTTCCACCGAGTCCGTCCCGGTAGCCCAGATCCGCTCGGTGGTGCTCAGCTACATGTATTCCCAGCCCCAGGACTATAAGCCTTCGGATCCGGTGCGTGAGCTGACCCTCGCCATCGCCTGGTCCGGCGGCCAGCGGCTCGACATGGGCCCGGCCAGCTGCGGCGATCCGCAATGCGAGGCAGATCATGGCTACAGCGGCACCATAGCCCAGGAAGACATTGTCCTGCGGATCAGTGCTGAAGCCGATGGCCTGCAGGCAGTCCAGGACGCCAAGCTCTTCGCAAGGGCCCTGCGCGCCGTCAACACCGGCTCCACCGCACCCGTCCTGCATGCACCGCAGACGCTCCAGCCCCGGCCGCGGGCCGGCGTGTTCGGAAACCGCCTCAGCCGCGGACACCAGCAGCGCTGA
- a CDS encoding alkaline phosphatase family protein — protein sequence MPDHGKIAVPPAPSDRNRPALNTPPPPAFGERSIADVLTSAAASLGVEGFSNTLGLPPASRVCVVLADGLGRNLLKQKSAHTPFLRSVMQAGQGEVPVWLDSTFPSTTAAALASFGTGLVPGQHGLVGFDVLDPDQDKVVNMLGNWDGGVDPLVWQPFPTVFERAAAWVDVTTVSLPQFSTSPMTQAALRGGRFISANTSHARTGAAADAMAAAGPSLMYFYVNELDKAGHRHGCQSEQWEHQLEELDATVKRLNSSLPAGTTVLVTADHGMLDVPEAQRIDYAADPALIDGVRHTAGEPRMVHLYLEDWMDASRRDRLLDAWRARFGERIWAFTREEALAAGLFGPLRPAVGPRIGDIMIAARDALALYDTRRSRPTAMEVIGQHGSLTKAEREVPLLCFAAEGKKARRG from the coding sequence ATGCCGGACCACGGGAAAATAGCCGTCCCCCCAGCACCTTCTGATCGGAACCGTCCGGCCTTGAACACCCCGCCGCCGCCCGCCTTCGGGGAGCGTTCCATCGCCGATGTGCTGACAAGCGCGGCTGCAAGCCTGGGCGTGGAAGGCTTCAGCAACACCCTCGGCCTTCCGCCGGCGTCGCGGGTCTGCGTGGTCCTGGCCGACGGCCTGGGCCGCAACCTCCTGAAGCAGAAGTCAGCCCACACGCCATTCCTGCGCTCGGTCATGCAGGCCGGGCAGGGTGAGGTCCCGGTGTGGCTGGATTCCACGTTCCCTTCCACCACGGCAGCAGCACTGGCGAGCTTTGGTACGGGGCTGGTACCGGGCCAGCACGGCCTGGTGGGGTTCGACGTGCTGGACCCGGACCAGGACAAAGTGGTGAACATGCTCGGCAATTGGGACGGGGGCGTGGATCCGCTGGTGTGGCAGCCGTTTCCCACCGTGTTTGAGCGTGCGGCGGCCTGGGTGGATGTGACAACCGTCAGCCTTCCGCAGTTCAGCACGTCGCCCATGACCCAGGCGGCGCTCCGTGGTGGCCGCTTCATCTCCGCCAACACCTCACATGCCCGCACCGGGGCAGCCGCGGATGCCATGGCCGCCGCCGGGCCCTCGCTCATGTACTTCTATGTCAACGAGCTGGATAAGGCCGGCCACCGGCATGGCTGCCAGTCCGAACAGTGGGAGCACCAGCTGGAGGAACTGGACGCCACGGTCAAGAGGCTCAACAGCTCGCTTCCTGCCGGCACCACCGTGCTTGTGACGGCAGACCACGGCATGCTGGACGTTCCCGAGGCGCAACGGATCGACTACGCCGCGGATCCTGCGCTGATCGACGGGGTCCGGCACACAGCGGGGGAGCCCCGCATGGTCCATCTCTACCTTGAAGACTGGATGGATGCTTCCCGCCGGGACCGGCTGCTGGACGCCTGGCGGGCCCGCTTTGGCGAGAGGATCTGGGCGTTCACGAGGGAGGAAGCGCTGGCCGCCGGGCTGTTCGGTCCTCTCCGCCCCGCCGTCGGGCCCAGGATCGGCGACATCATGATTGCCGCACGGGATGCCCTTGCCCTCTACGACACCCGCCGTTCAAGGCCCACAGCCATGGAGGTCATCGGCCAGCACGGCTCCTTGACGAAGGCTGAACGTGAAGTGCCGCTGCTGTGCTTCGCTGCGGAGGGCAAGAAGGCCCGCCGTGGCTGA
- a CDS encoding thymidine kinase — protein MAELVFFSGTMDCGKSTLALQMDYNHRARGRGGVRFSRNDRAGGSRISSRLGLETDAVEVLDSTDFWDEVVSRRTRGQKVDFLICDEAQFYSPEQVEQLARVVDEIDVDVFAFGISADFRTRLFPGSQRLIELADHVKVLQVEALCWCGRRATQNARTVDGVMVVEGAQVVVGDVDMAVDPTASKGEGHVPLVGYETLCRRHYMRRVTAHGASIMAQRDQLLPFETDACLWRGSGGAG, from the coding sequence GTGGCTGAGCTGGTGTTCTTCTCCGGAACCATGGACTGCGGAAAATCCACGCTCGCCCTGCAGATGGACTACAACCACCGGGCGCGCGGGCGCGGCGGCGTTCGGTTCAGCCGCAACGACCGGGCCGGAGGGTCCCGGATTTCCAGCCGGCTTGGCCTTGAAACGGACGCCGTGGAGGTCCTGGACAGCACCGACTTCTGGGACGAAGTGGTCAGCCGCCGCACCAGGGGACAGAAAGTGGATTTCCTGATTTGCGACGAGGCACAGTTCTATTCGCCGGAGCAGGTGGAGCAGCTGGCCAGGGTGGTGGACGAGATCGACGTCGACGTTTTTGCTTTCGGAATCAGCGCGGACTTCCGCACCCGGCTCTTCCCCGGATCCCAGCGGCTGATTGAACTCGCCGACCACGTCAAGGTCCTCCAGGTGGAAGCCCTCTGCTGGTGCGGACGGCGGGCCACCCAGAACGCCCGGACCGTGGACGGAGTCATGGTGGTGGAGGGCGCCCAGGTTGTGGTGGGTGACGTGGATATGGCCGTCGATCCCACAGCGTCCAAGGGTGAAGGCCACGTCCCGCTGGTGGGCTATGAAACACTGTGCCGGCGGCACTACATGCGGCGGGTAACAGCGCACGGCGCCAGCATAATGGCCCAGCGGGACCAGTTGCTCCCGTTTGAGACTGATGCCTGCCTATGGCGGGGTTCCGGCGGGGCCGGCTAA